The following are encoded together in the Zingiber officinale cultivar Zhangliang chromosome 8A, Zo_v1.1, whole genome shotgun sequence genome:
- the LOC122009797 gene encoding uncharacterized protein LOC122009797, which produces MLSHARIAEATNDARRKRKERDSSDSSLTQSPAVAAPETSHTRIGPSPIPVPGPVRAGNNRLLAGCLAHEFLTGGTLLGKRWGKETGAGSELDKAASSGESIRGREAPSSYAAVTYLLKAEAACIPGVVNPTQLAHWLDK; this is translated from the coding sequence ATGTTGAGTCACGCGCGGATCGCGGAGGCGACTAATGACGCCCGGCGTAAGCGGAAGGAACGTGACTCGTCGGACTCGTCTCTGACTCAATCTCCGGCTGTGGCAGCGCCCGAAACGAGTCACACTCGGATCGGACCTAGCCCGATTCCTGTTCCTGGTCCGGTTCGAGCCGGCAACAACCGGCTGCTGGCCGGGTGCCTGGCGCACGAGTTCCTGACCGGAGGGACGCTGTTGGGGAAGCGGTGGGGGAAGGAAACGGGCGCGGGGTCGGAGCTCGACAAGGCGGCGAGCTCTGGAGAGTCGATTCGGGGCCGGGAAGCGCCGAGCTCGTATGCGGCGGTGACTTATTTGCTGAAGGCGGAGGCAGCCTGCATTCCGGGCGTGGTGAACCCCACGCAACTCGCTCATTGGCTCGACAAATGA